In the genome of Candidatus Delongbacteria bacterium, one region contains:
- a CDS encoding cytochrome c3 family protein gives MKFAGLLLTLLAGAAWGLESPHGPLTLECSLCHSTEAWTLRSEPDFQHDLNTAWPLEGGHAQVACLTCHTDLHFQGTGTSCTSCHLDVHQGSLGEGCRECHSPERWLDSALLRRRHDRSQFPLTGAHGQLACDRCHSGSGAAQFAATPTECSDCHFGTWQSTLNPPHQASQLGTDCRSCHHTSRWNDAAGFQHESFPLTGAHVGTPCTACHVGGTFQGLPSDCYSCHQTEYLEGPDHVEGEYPTTCATCHSTTAWRPSSLNHDATDFPLTGAHRSVACAQCHMAQPYSSAPSDCWSCHQADFQAALNPDHQAGQYPQTCAVCHSTTAWQPASFDHGLTDFPLSGAHVGVSCAACHSNGQYTGTPSDCQSCHLDDYQATSNPNHTAADFPLACASCHSTASWTGATFNHDQSFFPIYSGEHRGEWSSCTDCHSNSASYAEFSCLGCHEHSRSEMDGEHDEVGGYSWESQACLQCHPNGQANDRLPRRQRTIGMDPRPRHPLR, from the coding sequence ATGAAGTTCGCCGGACTGCTGCTCACCCTGCTGGCGGGCGCGGCCTGGGGCCTCGAGAGTCCCCACGGCCCGCTGACGCTGGAGTGCTCGCTCTGCCACTCCACGGAGGCCTGGACCCTGCGCTCCGAGCCGGACTTCCAGCACGACCTGAACACGGCCTGGCCGCTGGAGGGCGGACACGCCCAGGTGGCCTGTCTCACTTGTCACACGGACCTGCACTTCCAGGGCACGGGCACGTCCTGCACCAGCTGCCACCTGGACGTGCATCAGGGCAGCCTGGGCGAGGGCTGCCGGGAGTGCCACAGCCCGGAGCGCTGGCTGGATTCCGCTCTGCTGCGCCGGCGACACGACCGCAGCCAGTTCCCGTTGACGGGGGCCCACGGCCAGCTGGCCTGCGACCGCTGCCACTCGGGCAGCGGCGCGGCGCAGTTCGCCGCCACGCCCACGGAGTGCTCGGACTGCCACTTCGGCACCTGGCAGTCCACGCTCAACCCGCCCCACCAGGCCAGCCAGCTGGGCACCGACTGCCGCTCCTGCCATCACACCTCCCGCTGGAACGACGCCGCGGGCTTTCAGCATGAGAGCTTCCCGCTGACCGGCGCCCACGTGGGCACGCCCTGCACGGCCTGCCACGTGGGTGGGACCTTCCAGGGCCTCCCCTCCGACTGCTATTCCTGCCACCAGACGGAGTACCTGGAGGGGCCGGACCACGTGGAGGGCGAATACCCCACCACCTGCGCCACCTGCCACAGCACCACGGCCTGGCGGCCCTCCAGCCTGAACCACGACGCGACGGACTTCCCCCTGACCGGCGCCCACCGCAGCGTGGCCTGCGCGCAGTGTCACATGGCCCAGCCCTACAGCAGCGCGCCCTCGGATTGCTGGAGCTGCCATCAGGCGGATTTCCAGGCCGCCCTCAATCCGGACCACCAGGCTGGCCAATACCCCCAGACCTGCGCCGTCTGCCACAGCACCACGGCCTGGCAGCCCGCCAGTTTCGACCACGGGCTGACGGACTTCCCGCTCAGCGGCGCCCACGTCGGCGTCAGCTGCGCCGCCTGCCACAGCAACGGGCAGTACACGGGCACCCCCAGCGACTGCCAGTCCTGCCATCTGGACGACTACCAGGCCACCAGCAACCCCAATCACACGGCGGCGGATTTCCCGCTGGCCTGCGCCAGCTGCCACAGCACCGCAAGTTGGACCGGCGCCACTTTCAACCACGACCAGAGCTTCTTCCCCATTTACTCCGGCGAGCATCGCGGCGAATGGTCCAGCTGCACGGACTGCCACTCCAATTCGGCGAGTTACGCGGAGTTCAGCTGCCTGGGCTGTCACGAGCATTCGCGCAGCGAGATGGACGGCGAGCATGACGAGGTGGGCGGGTACAGCTGGGAGAGCCAGGCCTGTCTGCAGTGTCATCCCAATGGACAAGCCAACGACCGGCTGCCGCGGCGCCAGCGGACCATCGGGATGGATCCCCGGCCCCGGCATCCGCTGCGCTGA
- a CDS encoding S49 family peptidase: MKRSMLGLGLTLSAVSLLYAADLAPLGIRQDVEAWHVGSVAAGRGPAAAFWNPALLGYEQGTTQLEFIFSGEAEDHPQTDELGVFANLGGLGFGMIHEESPAGLFVNQYRLGLGFGARGSYTGLAYGWSVGNVDAGKTPDQLVLSSLNQPHRYVSVGSTVTWALGQTYQQPRTLLEAGLALRPFTDRVTFSVDGAWRFDDEAYIERSAEYWAGVEVEPVDYLRLSARKHLDTDDIVFQAGLNLRHLSLGAILPDAESDAEPGPGTRYSVLFSDRTFNKGLALRHKKQLFARIELAGMAGEYPWLMMGQKFQLHKFLTQMDAAEKNPRLKGLFLNIRPDFQADMALLREIRERIIEYKAKTGGEVAVYCHGHSLGTLYLASVADRRAMLPIGEAQIDNMGRERLYMADAFEEAGLDFVRFNVGAYKGAGEDLDQNAMSPEVRQNVGACLTDIYNHVTEGIRDGYGLSQAQLDELLSHWFVTRDQLMEMKLVDTLLYDDQVEDWVCRREPSDDDEDKKAVGLTISLGFDMKDLEKLKGDRVVSLASFTERPIHRRWGVKPEIAVIYASGPIYSGRSLGPLAIGDETLIQQFKAVREDDNVKAVVFHIDSPGGSGYASDLVWREMERLKKKKPLIVVQGFVAASGGYYLSMSADTILSSPTTITGSIGVAAGLFFDKGLMNNAKLRQDGVWAGKKESFGGTMVAAPLDFKAGSAQLRMPPLPIFGRELTETQSLELHAMIKDFYKDFVQKVADCRSKSWDDVHGIAEGRIWSGPAAQKLGLVDGQGGLRDGIELARLKADLKKEDVKIREIHPDLSFADIIQLLQMLGQGGGMSAAQQRLFDEQVGLTQDMRLSILGSGKPEMLLDDQPYQGFGW, encoded by the coding sequence ATGAAGCGATCCATGCTCGGGCTGGGGCTCACCCTGTCCGCAGTCTCGTTGTTGTACGCCGCCGATCTGGCGCCGCTGGGCATCCGGCAGGATGTGGAAGCCTGGCACGTGGGATCCGTGGCCGCGGGCCGGGGTCCGGCCGCCGCGTTCTGGAACCCCGCCCTGCTGGGCTACGAGCAAGGCACGACCCAACTGGAGTTCATTTTCTCAGGCGAGGCTGAGGATCATCCCCAGACGGATGAACTGGGCGTGTTCGCCAACCTGGGCGGGCTGGGCTTCGGCATGATCCACGAGGAGAGCCCGGCGGGCCTGTTTGTCAACCAGTACCGGCTGGGACTGGGCTTCGGGGCGCGGGGCAGCTACACGGGTCTGGCCTATGGCTGGAGCGTGGGCAACGTCGACGCCGGCAAGACGCCGGATCAACTCGTCCTCTCCAGCCTGAACCAGCCCCATCGCTACGTCAGCGTCGGTTCGACGGTGACCTGGGCCCTGGGCCAAACCTATCAGCAGCCGCGGACCTTGCTGGAAGCGGGCCTGGCCCTGCGTCCCTTCACGGATCGCGTGACCTTTTCCGTGGACGGCGCTTGGCGCTTCGACGACGAGGCCTACATCGAGCGCTCGGCCGAGTATTGGGCCGGCGTGGAAGTGGAACCCGTCGACTACCTGCGCCTGAGTGCGCGCAAGCATCTGGACACGGACGACATCGTCTTCCAGGCCGGGCTGAACCTGCGCCACCTGAGCCTGGGCGCCATCCTGCCTGACGCGGAGTCCGACGCCGAGCCGGGTCCCGGCACGCGCTACTCCGTGCTGTTCAGCGACCGCACCTTCAACAAGGGTCTGGCGCTGAGGCACAAGAAGCAACTCTTCGCGCGGATCGAACTGGCGGGCATGGCCGGCGAGTATCCCTGGCTGATGATGGGCCAGAAGTTCCAGCTGCACAAGTTCCTGACCCAGATGGACGCGGCGGAGAAGAATCCGCGCCTCAAGGGTCTCTTCCTCAACATCCGGCCGGACTTCCAGGCGGACATGGCCCTGCTGCGCGAGATCCGCGAGCGGATCATCGAGTACAAGGCCAAGACCGGCGGCGAAGTGGCCGTCTACTGCCACGGCCACAGCCTGGGGACCCTTTACCTGGCCTCCGTAGCCGACCGGCGCGCCATGCTGCCCATCGGCGAGGCGCAGATCGACAACATGGGCCGCGAGCGCCTCTACATGGCCGACGCCTTCGAGGAGGCCGGGCTCGATTTCGTGCGCTTCAACGTCGGGGCCTACAAGGGCGCGGGCGAGGATCTGGATCAGAACGCCATGTCCCCGGAAGTGCGCCAGAACGTGGGCGCCTGCCTGACCGACATCTACAACCACGTCACGGAGGGCATCCGCGACGGCTACGGCCTCAGCCAGGCCCAGTTGGACGAGCTGCTCTCCCACTGGTTCGTGACCCGCGACCAGCTGATGGAAATGAAGCTGGTGGACACGCTGCTCTACGACGATCAAGTGGAGGACTGGGTTTGCCGGCGCGAACCCAGCGACGACGACGAGGACAAGAAGGCCGTCGGTCTCACCATTTCGCTGGGCTTCGACATGAAGGACCTGGAGAAGCTCAAGGGCGACCGGGTGGTCTCGCTGGCCTCCTTCACGGAGCGGCCGATCCACCGCCGCTGGGGCGTCAAGCCCGAGATCGCCGTGATCTACGCCTCCGGCCCGATCTATTCCGGCCGCAGCCTGGGCCCCTTGGCCATCGGCGACGAGACTCTGATCCAGCAGTTCAAGGCGGTGCGCGAGGACGACAACGTCAAGGCCGTGGTCTTCCACATCGACAGCCCTGGCGGCAGCGGCTACGCCTCGGATCTGGTCTGGCGGGAGATGGAACGCCTCAAGAAGAAGAAGCCCCTGATCGTGGTCCAGGGCTTCGTGGCGGCCTCGGGCGGCTACTACCTGTCCATGTCGGCGGACACCATCCTCTCCTCGCCCACGACCATCACCGGGTCCATCGGCGTGGCGGCGGGCCTGTTCTTCGACAAGGGCCTGATGAACAACGCCAAGCTGCGCCAGGACGGCGTCTGGGCCGGCAAGAAGGAGAGTTTCGGCGGCACCATGGTCGCGGCGCCGCTGGATTTCAAAGCGGGTTCCGCCCAACTGCGCATGCCGCCCCTGCCGATCTTCGGCCGCGAGCTCACCGAGACCCAGTCCCTGGAGCTACATGCGATGATCAAGGACTTCTACAAGGACTTCGTCCAGAAGGTGGCCGATTGCCGCAGCAAGTCGTGGGACGACGTGCATGGCATCGCCGAGGGCCGAATCTGGTCCGGCCCCGCGGCGCAGAAGCTGGGTCTGGTGGACGGTCAGGGCGGCCTGCGGGACGGCATCGAACTCGCCCGTCTCAAGGCCGACTTGAAGAAGGAAGACGTCAAGATCCGGGAGATCCATCCCGATCTCTCCTTTGCGGACATCATCCAGCTCCTGCAGATGCTGGGGCAGGGTGGCGGCATGAGCGCGGCGCAGCAGCGCCTGTTCGACGAGCAGGTGGGTCTGACGCAGGACATGCGCCTCTCCATCCTGGGCTCGGGCAAACCGGAGATGTTGTTGGATGACCAGCCGTACCAAGGCTTCGGCTGGTAG